From a single Rhizobium lusitanum genomic region:
- a CDS encoding aminotransferase → MTDAALVNRMQLPRPDITPEEAAELLQTHYGLSGMLTELGSQQDRNYRVDTGTNNYVLKVCRTEYDTVELEAQNAAIRHLHAKPEAPRVPNIVPSLNGRDILAVTLREQDYLVRLLSYLPGQSLTQRKHLPLASIAALGALSARLARELADFDHPGLHRNLQWDLRRAGPVAVQLLSAITDHDARDRIAKAMVAAVKRIQPLASGLRVQPVHHDVTDDNVVCHPDAHGQPIPDGVIDFGDIIQGWLAGDLAVTCASLLHHAEGDPFVVIPAIKAYHAVYPLEEAELKALWPLIVARAVILAASGEQQLSIDPENDYVRGNLEHEREIFEVATGADPDVMEAAILRAVSIDIAPIATEGWSALLPDITPDTIAAVDLSATSPHFTNGNWRKPDMDWRLLAKEAAASGTAATRYGEFRLSRGDLLGMTPPQNFALHSDVCLPAGTTVAAPFAGRIQWDGQHLVLVSDAVSLHLDGIDCTLEEGAEIEQGATIGTIAGEGSAVGGLRVQLCRSPSLVPPLFAVAHQADGWSAVCPSPSVLLNPACEAPREDSAALLARREAHFAGPQKHYYEIPPQIERGWREFLFDMEGRAYLDMVNNVTMLGHAHPRLTAAVEQQWSRLNTNSRFHYAAVTEFSERLAALAPDGLDSVFLVNSGSEANDLAIRLAWAHTGKKNMLCLLEAYHGWTLASDAVSTSIADNPQALTTRPDWVHPVVSPNTYRGPFLGPDSGADYVASVTTVLEAIDEKGDGLAGFIAEPVYGNAGGIALPDGYLTDVYAAVRGRGGLCIADEVQVGYGRLGHHFWGFEQQGVVPDIITIAKGMGNGHPLGAVITRREIAESLEKEGYFFSSAGGSPVSSVVGLTVLDIIRDEGLQENARVVGDHLKAGLAALMERFPLIGAVHGTGLYLGVEFVRNRETLTPATEETADICDRLLDLGVIMQPTGDHLNVLKIKPPLCLSAESADFFVKALEKALEDTV, encoded by the coding sequence ATGACCGACGCCGCGCTCGTCAATCGTATGCAACTGCCAAGACCGGACATCACGCCGGAGGAAGCAGCGGAACTCCTGCAGACGCACTACGGTCTGTCCGGAATGCTCACCGAACTTGGCAGCCAGCAGGATCGCAACTACCGCGTCGATACCGGCACGAACAACTATGTTCTGAAGGTCTGCCGGACCGAATATGACACGGTGGAGCTGGAGGCGCAGAATGCCGCCATCCGCCATCTACACGCCAAACCGGAGGCGCCGCGCGTCCCCAATATAGTGCCGTCGCTGAACGGCCGGGATATTCTCGCCGTCACCCTTCGCGAGCAGGATTATCTCGTTCGCCTGCTGAGCTACCTCCCCGGCCAATCGCTGACGCAGCGCAAGCATCTGCCGCTCGCCTCTATCGCGGCACTCGGCGCCCTCTCGGCGCGGCTTGCCCGCGAGCTCGCCGATTTCGACCATCCCGGCCTCCATCGCAATCTGCAATGGGACCTGCGACGCGCCGGACCGGTTGCCGTGCAGCTGCTGTCGGCGATCACGGATCACGACGCGCGCGACCGCATCGCCAAGGCGATGGTCGCAGCCGTCAAGCGGATCCAGCCGCTCGCGAGCGGACTTCGCGTGCAGCCCGTCCACCATGACGTCACCGACGACAATGTCGTCTGCCATCCGGACGCGCATGGCCAGCCCATCCCGGACGGGGTGATCGATTTCGGCGACATCATCCAGGGCTGGCTGGCGGGCGACCTCGCCGTTACCTGCGCCTCGCTGCTGCACCATGCCGAAGGCGACCCCTTCGTCGTCATCCCGGCCATCAAGGCCTATCACGCGGTCTATCCGCTCGAGGAAGCCGAACTGAAGGCGCTGTGGCCGCTGATCGTCGCCCGCGCCGTGATCCTTGCCGCTAGCGGCGAGCAGCAACTCTCTATCGACCCCGAGAACGATTATGTGCGCGGCAATCTCGAGCATGAACGCGAGATCTTCGAAGTCGCCACCGGCGCCGATCCGGACGTGATGGAAGCCGCCATCCTGCGTGCTGTCTCCATCGATATCGCCCCGATCGCCACTGAGGGCTGGTCAGCGCTGCTGCCGGATATCACGCCGGACACCATCGCCGCCGTCGATCTGTCCGCAACCAGCCCGCATTTTACTAACGGCAACTGGCGCAAGCCCGACATGGACTGGCGGCTGCTCGCCAAGGAAGCGGCAGCCTCCGGTACGGCGGCAACGCGTTATGGCGAATTCCGCCTGTCCCGCGGCGATCTCCTCGGCATGACGCCGCCGCAGAATTTTGCGCTGCATAGCGATGTCTGCCTGCCCGCCGGAACGACGGTCGCCGCTCCCTTTGCCGGACGCATCCAATGGGACGGCCAGCATCTGGTTCTGGTGAGCGACGCGGTCAGCCTGCATCTCGACGGTATCGATTGCACGCTGGAAGAAGGCGCCGAGATCGAACAGGGAGCGACCATCGGCACCATCGCCGGAGAGGGCTCGGCGGTCGGTGGCCTGCGCGTCCAGCTTTGTCGCTCGCCATCGCTGGTGCCGCCGCTCTTTGCCGTCGCGCATCAGGCGGATGGCTGGTCGGCCGTCTGCCCCTCGCCATCAGTCCTTCTGAATCCTGCCTGCGAAGCGCCGCGAGAAGACAGCGCAGCCCTGCTTGCGCGGCGCGAGGCGCATTTCGCCGGGCCGCAGAAGCATTATTACGAGATCCCGCCGCAAATTGAGCGCGGCTGGCGCGAATTCCTGTTCGACATGGAAGGCCGCGCCTATCTCGACATGGTCAACAACGTCACCATGCTCGGCCATGCGCATCCGCGCCTGACGGCGGCGGTCGAGCAACAATGGTCGCGGCTCAACACCAACTCCCGCTTCCACTACGCCGCTGTCACCGAGTTTTCCGAGCGGCTGGCGGCGCTGGCACCCGACGGTCTCGACAGCGTCTTCCTGGTCAACAGCGGCTCCGAGGCCAACGACCTCGCCATAAGGCTTGCCTGGGCGCATACGGGCAAAAAAAACATGTTGTGCCTGTTGGAGGCCTATCATGGCTGGACGCTGGCAAGCGACGCCGTCTCGACCTCCATCGCCGATAATCCGCAGGCGCTGACGACGCGGCCGGACTGGGTGCATCCCGTCGTTTCGCCCAATACCTATCGTGGCCCGTTCCTGGGTCCTGATTCGGGCGCGGACTACGTGGCCAGCGTTACGACGGTGCTGGAGGCAATCGACGAGAAGGGCGACGGCCTTGCCGGCTTTATCGCCGAACCGGTCTATGGCAATGCCGGCGGCATCGCGCTGCCGGACGGCTACCTCACCGACGTCTATGCCGCCGTGCGCGGGCGCGGCGGCCTCTGCATCGCCGACGAGGTGCAGGTGGGCTACGGCCGGCTCGGCCATCATTTCTGGGGCTTCGAGCAACAGGGCGTCGTGCCGGATATCATCACGATTGCCAAGGGCATGGGCAACGGTCATCCGCTCGGCGCGGTCATCACCCGTCGCGAGATTGCCGAATCGCTGGAAAAGGAAGGCTATTTCTTCTCCTCGGCCGGCGGCAGTCCGGTGAGCTCGGTCGTCGGCCTCACCGTGCTCGACATCATCAGGGACGAGGGCCTGCAGGAGAATGCCCGCGTGGTCGGCGATCATCTGAAGGCAGGGCTGGCAGCACTTATGGAGCGTTTTCCGTTGATCGGCGCGGTGCACGGCACGGGTCTTTATCTCGGCGTCGAGTTCGTCCGCAACCGCGAGACGCTGACGCCCGCCACGGAAGAAACGGCTGATATCTGCGACCGGCTGCTCGATCTCGGCGTCATCATGCAGCCGACCGGCGATCACCTGAATGTGTTGAAGATCAAACCGCCGCTTTGCCTTTCGGCCGAGAGCGCCGACTTCTTCGTTAAAGCCTTGGAAAAGGCTTTGGAAGATACAGTCTAA
- the purU gene encoding formyltetrahydrofolate deformylase produces the protein MTHFVLTVSCHSTRGIVAAIANYLADQGCNIVDSSQFDDLDTGKFFMRVSFVSEEGIGQEALLEGFKPIAAKFEMEAEIHDTQKRMKVLLMVSRFGHCLNDLLYRWKIGALPIDIVGVVSNHFEYQKVVVNHDIPFHHIPVTKANKPQAEARIMDVVEQTGTELIVLARYMQILSDSMCSKMSGRIINIHHSFLPSFKGANPYKQAYERGVKLIGATAHYVTADLDEGPIIEQDTARITHAQSADDYVSIGRDVESQVLARAIHAHIHYRTFLNGNRTIVFPASPGSYASERMG, from the coding sequence ATGACGCATTTCGTACTCACGGTATCGTGCCACTCGACGCGGGGGATTGTTGCGGCGATTGCCAACTATCTGGCGGATCAGGGCTGCAACATCGTCGATTCCAGCCAGTTCGACGATCTGGATACCGGCAAGTTCTTCATGCGGGTCAGTTTTGTGTCCGAAGAGGGCATCGGCCAGGAGGCGCTGCTTGAGGGCTTCAAGCCGATCGCGGCCAAATTCGAGATGGAGGCCGAGATCCACGATACCCAGAAGCGCATGAAGGTGCTGCTGATGGTCTCGCGCTTCGGTCATTGTCTGAATGACCTGCTCTACCGCTGGAAGATCGGCGCACTGCCGATCGACATCGTCGGTGTCGTCTCCAATCACTTTGAATACCAGAAGGTGGTGGTGAACCACGACATTCCCTTCCACCATATTCCGGTGACCAAGGCCAACAAGCCGCAGGCGGAAGCCCGGATCATGGATGTGGTCGAACAGACCGGCACCGAACTGATTGTGCTGGCCCGCTATATGCAGATCCTGTCGGATTCGATGTGCAGCAAGATGTCGGGACGGATCATCAACATCCACCATTCCTTCCTGCCGAGCTTCAAGGGAGCCAACCCCTATAAGCAGGCCTATGAGCGCGGCGTAAAGCTGATCGGGGCAACCGCGCATTATGTCACTGCCGATCTGGACGAGGGTCCGATCATCGAGCAGGACACGGCGCGGATCACGCATGCGCAGTCGGCGGACGATTACGTCTCGATCGGCCGTGATGTCGAAAGCCAGGTACTGGCGCGTGCCATCCACGCCCATATCCACTACCGCACCTTCCTCAACGGCAACCGCACCATCGTCTTCCCGGCAAGCCCGGGAAGCTATGCATCCGAGAGGATGGGGTAA
- a CDS encoding glycoside hydrolase family 5 protein, with protein sequence MAGPMTRLLRRSLAAMVVLAVVAEADTGLAASQLCYRGINLSGAEYGDRGGVLGTNYIYPSEDTVRYFAGKGMNVVRLPFRWERLQPVLSQPLDGKELQSLKDAVDLIQKHGMAVVLDPHNYGYYDKIQLPQVPAGDLAFGDFWARLAVEFANLKGVSFGLMNEPHDIKAPDWLELANTAIRSIRTVGARNLILVPGTNWTGAHSWSADVLGGGANGTVMLGVKDPLDFYAFEFHQYLDADSSGTHPACDGNDKAIKGLNDVTDWLRKNGKRGFLGEFGVAGNDGCLKGLKQVLGVMNTNSDVWLGWSYWAAGDWWAPDEPLNVQPHNGRDKPQMKVLADGLSRKASVAPSCALIKPSN encoded by the coding sequence ATGGCCGGACCGATGACGAGACTGCTGCGCCGATCGCTCGCGGCCATGGTTGTGCTCGCCGTCGTCGCTGAGGCCGACACTGGCCTTGCCGCATCGCAGCTCTGCTATCGCGGCATCAATCTTTCCGGCGCCGAATATGGCGACCGCGGCGGCGTACTCGGCACCAACTATATCTACCCTTCCGAAGACACGGTGCGCTATTTCGCGGGCAAGGGGATGAACGTGGTGCGCCTGCCCTTCCGCTGGGAGCGGCTGCAGCCCGTATTGAGCCAGCCGCTCGACGGAAAGGAGCTGCAAAGCCTCAAGGATGCCGTCGATCTCATTCAAAAGCATGGCATGGCCGTTGTCCTCGATCCGCATAATTACGGCTACTACGACAAGATCCAGCTCCCGCAGGTACCGGCGGGCGATCTTGCTTTTGGCGACTTCTGGGCGCGGCTCGCCGTCGAGTTCGCCAATCTCAAGGGTGTCTCCTTCGGCCTGATGAACGAGCCGCATGATATCAAGGCGCCCGATTGGCTGGAACTGGCCAACACGGCCATCCGCAGCATCCGCACCGTCGGCGCGCGCAACCTCATCCTCGTGCCCGGCACGAACTGGACCGGCGCGCATAGCTGGTCCGCCGATGTACTTGGCGGCGGCGCCAACGGCACCGTGATGCTCGGCGTCAAGGATCCCCTCGATTTCTACGCCTTCGAATTCCACCAGTATCTCGATGCGGACAGCTCCGGCACGCATCCGGCCTGTGACGGCAACGATAAGGCCATCAAAGGTCTGAACGACGTCACCGACTGGCTGCGCAAGAACGGCAAGCGCGGTTTCCTCGGTGAATTCGGCGTGGCCGGCAATGATGGCTGCCTCAAGGGCCTCAAACAGGTCCTCGGCGTCATGAACACCAATAGCGACGTCTGGCTCGGTTGGAGCTACTGGGCGGCCGGCGACTGGTGGGCGCCCGACGAGCCACTGAACGTCCAGCCGCACAACGGCCGCGACAAGCCACAGATGAAGGTACTGGCGGATGGCCTGAGCAGGAAAGCCTCGGTGGCACCATCATGCGCTCTCATCAAGCCCTCAAACTGA
- a CDS encoding GumC family protein, translating to MSSLERNKRSSHFPSWRSNEPSEGQGEGLRLRGPVVRPRDFVHEVQPVAAEQPADAITPVIPAHSEPPPTVEPKPEAALPPATKPTVAAAIPAAEPLVVVAPQIASPTPDTETPLLDLRSAVRSIWAKKLLVLALAVAGAVLGAAVIPMLPQKFTAETSLYFDPRQTGGADSSQSPPIAPELILTMIDSQTQILSSGKVLARVVDTLKLDQDPQFNGGAGGEAAKYMAVTVLAKAVQIAREASTYVVSLKVTTRDAQKSAGIANQLVTSFIEEESKAAANTYQTSNTALDGRLEDLRDQVRAAEKAAEAYRADNDMVAVGGNLMSDKRLTALNDMLVVAQQKTIEAKARAEAADRLSFTDVVSNGPSATATAASTSLSSLRQQYAVLAANVGSLQSQLGARHPRLLAAKSSLDSLSVEIRSELQRQTTSARADYDQAQKAEQDIAKELSVQKASQVNTSGKLVGLNELERKAAAARDAYQALLKRSGQTSDARDLSQSNIRVISEAEPPLTADGPSRKVMMVAGLIAGALFGMGLGMAFAVLAGLFRHPVIRGYLGK from the coding sequence ATGAGTTCATTGGAACGAAACAAGCGATCGAGCCACTTTCCGAGTTGGCGCAGCAACGAGCCGTCCGAAGGGCAGGGCGAAGGCTTGCGCCTGCGCGGCCCGGTGGTGCGACCGCGGGATTTCGTCCATGAGGTCCAGCCCGTCGCCGCCGAGCAGCCGGCCGATGCCATAACGCCGGTAATCCCGGCGCATTCGGAACCACCGCCTACGGTTGAGCCCAAGCCGGAAGCCGCACTGCCGCCGGCGACCAAGCCAACCGTGGCTGCCGCGATCCCGGCTGCCGAGCCGCTTGTCGTCGTTGCGCCACAGATAGCCTCGCCGACGCCTGATACTGAGACACCGCTTCTCGACCTGCGCTCTGCTGTCCGTTCGATCTGGGCAAAAAAGCTCCTGGTTCTGGCGCTTGCCGTGGCCGGGGCCGTGCTGGGCGCGGCCGTCATTCCGATGCTGCCGCAGAAATTCACGGCTGAAACCAGCCTCTACTTCGATCCGCGTCAAACCGGCGGCGCCGATTCGTCACAGTCGCCGCCGATCGCGCCGGAACTGATCCTGACGATGATCGACAGCCAGACGCAGATCCTGTCCTCCGGCAAGGTGCTGGCCCGGGTCGTGGATACGCTGAAGCTCGATCAGGATCCGCAATTCAATGGCGGCGCCGGTGGCGAGGCGGCGAAATACATGGCAGTGACGGTCTTGGCGAAGGCCGTGCAGATTGCCCGCGAGGCCAGCACCTATGTCGTGTCGTTGAAGGTGACGACGCGCGATGCGCAAAAGTCGGCCGGGATCGCCAACCAGCTTGTCACCTCGTTCATTGAGGAGGAGAGCAAGGCGGCGGCGAACACATATCAGACCAGCAATACCGCGCTGGATGGCAGGCTCGAGGATCTGCGCGACCAGGTGCGAGCCGCCGAAAAGGCGGCCGAGGCCTATCGGGCCGATAACGATATGGTTGCCGTCGGAGGCAACCTGATGTCCGACAAGCGCCTGACCGCGCTCAACGACATGCTGGTGGTGGCGCAGCAAAAGACGATTGAGGCGAAAGCACGCGCCGAGGCCGCCGACAGGCTGAGTTTCACGGACGTCGTCTCCAACGGCCCTTCGGCAACGGCGACGGCCGCATCCACCTCGCTCAGCAGCCTGCGTCAGCAATATGCGGTACTAGCCGCCAATGTCGGCAGTCTGCAAAGCCAGCTCGGCGCTCGTCATCCCCGCCTGCTTGCCGCCAAATCTTCGCTGGATAGTCTCTCGGTCGAGATCCGCAGCGAGTTGCAGCGGCAGACGACCTCGGCCCGCGCCGATTACGATCAGGCGCAGAAGGCCGAGCAGGATATCGCCAAGGAACTTTCGGTGCAAAAGGCATCGCAGGTCAACACATCAGGCAAGCTGGTCGGCCTCAACGAACTCGAGCGCAAGGCTGCAGCCGCTCGCGACGCGTACCAGGCGCTGTTGAAGCGATCCGGCCAGACCAGCGATGCCCGGGATCTGTCACAGAGCAACATCCGGGTTATTTCCGAAGCCGAACCGCCGCTGACGGCGGATGGGCCAAGCCGGAAGGTGATGATGGTGGCCGGATTGATCGCCGGTGCGTTGTTCGGCATGGGGCTCGGCATGGCCTTTGCCGTCCTCGCCGGCCTGTTCCGGCATCCGGTGATCCGCGGATATCTCGGAAAGTAA
- a CDS encoding polysaccharide biosynthesis protein gives MVPADKLVLPFLALPRSTKRALALLVDASLCVLTVWFAYCLRLDDWVILEGVEWLPAIVSLLVAIPIFIVLGLYRAIFRYAGMSAFMTVVKAVAIYALAFMTIFTAISVPGVPRTVGILQPLLLLIAIGLSRMWTRYWLGNAYQRLLNRNQLGKVLIYGAGASGRQLSGALANSAELNVVGYLDDDRNLHGSIMGGLPIYDPTDLPALVISGDIKGVLLALPNASRQRRNEILESMRKARVTVRTMPDLTALAQGRVAVSDLRELDIEDLLGRNVIAPDRALIEKNIRGKVVMVTGAGGSIGSELCRQILKNGPSSLLLVEQNEFGLYAIHGELEKLAATSGNSDIRIIPFLASIRDGRRLKRIMEAWQPKTVYHAAAYKHVPLVEYNPVEGVRNNVMGTLTTAEVARDCGVEDFVLISTDKAVRPTNVMGASKRLAEMVLQAMDADRKPGAVGTNFAMVRFGNVLGSSGSVVPLFRQQIRDGGPITLTHPDITRYFMTIPEASQLVIQAGAMSGGGDVFLLDMGEPVRIADLARRMVELSGLTVRDEDEPEGDIELEITGLRPGEKLYEELLIGDNPQSTSHPRIMRAKEDFLPWPELSKKLAALEAALDENDVPLARGLLQNLVSGYTPSGEVVDLVFREREMDLPLDEPNFDNIVRLSP, from the coding sequence ATGGTGCCCGCGGATAAGCTTGTCCTGCCGTTCCTGGCGCTGCCGCGCTCGACCAAGCGCGCGCTAGCGCTGCTCGTTGATGCCAGCCTGTGCGTGCTGACGGTCTGGTTCGCCTACTGTCTCCGTCTGGACGACTGGGTGATCCTGGAGGGTGTCGAGTGGCTGCCCGCGATCGTTTCCCTCCTCGTCGCCATCCCGATCTTCATCGTCCTTGGCCTCTATCGCGCCATTTTCCGCTACGCCGGCATGTCGGCCTTCATGACCGTCGTCAAGGCGGTGGCGATCTATGCGCTCGCCTTCATGACCATTTTTACGGCGATCAGCGTGCCCGGCGTGCCGCGCACGGTCGGCATCCTGCAGCCGTTGCTGCTGCTCATCGCCATCGGCCTGTCGCGCATGTGGACCCGCTATTGGCTCGGCAACGCCTATCAGCGGCTCTTGAACCGCAACCAGCTCGGCAAGGTGTTGATCTATGGCGCCGGCGCCTCCGGGCGCCAGCTTTCCGGCGCGCTTGCCAACAGCGCCGAACTAAATGTCGTCGGCTATCTCGATGACGACCGTAATCTGCATGGCAGCATCATGGGCGGCCTGCCGATCTACGATCCGACCGATCTGCCGGCGCTGGTGATCTCCGGCGACATCAAGGGCGTGCTGCTTGCGCTGCCGAATGCGTCGCGCCAGCGCCGCAACGAAATTCTGGAAAGCATGCGCAAGGCACGCGTCACCGTGCGCACCATGCCGGACCTGACGGCGCTCGCTCAGGGGCGTGTGGCCGTTTCCGATCTCCGCGAACTCGATATCGAAGACCTGCTTGGCCGCAACGTGATCGCGCCCGATCGCGCCCTGATCGAGAAGAATATTCGTGGCAAGGTCGTCATGGTGACCGGCGCGGGCGGCTCGATCGGCAGCGAACTTTGCCGCCAGATCCTGAAGAACGGCCCTTCCTCCCTGCTGCTGGTGGAGCAGAATGAATTCGGACTCTACGCCATTCACGGTGAGCTTGAGAAGTTGGCGGCGACATCGGGAAACAGCGATATCCGCATCATCCCTTTCCTGGCCTCTATCCGCGATGGCCGAAGGCTGAAGCGGATCATGGAGGCATGGCAGCCGAAGACCGTCTATCATGCCGCCGCCTACAAGCATGTGCCGCTCGTCGAATACAATCCCGTCGAAGGTGTCCGCAACAATGTCATGGGAACGCTGACCACCGCCGAAGTGGCGCGTGACTGCGGTGTCGAGGACTTCGTGCTGATCAGCACCGACAAGGCCGTGCGCCCGACCAATGTCATGGGCGCCAGCAAGCGATTGGCGGAGATGGTGCTGCAGGCGATGGATGCGGACCGCAAGCCCGGCGCCGTCGGTACCAATTTCGCCATGGTCCGTTTCGGCAACGTGCTCGGCTCTTCCGGCTCCGTCGTGCCGCTCTTCCGCCAGCAGATCCGCGACGGCGGCCCGATCACGCTGACGCATCCCGATATCACCCGCTATTTCATGACCATCCCAGAGGCATCGCAGCTTGTCATCCAGGCCGGCGCCATGTCCGGCGGCGGCGACGTCTTCCTGCTCGACATGGGCGAACCGGTGCGTATTGCCGATCTCGCGCGCCGCATGGTGGAATTGTCCGGCCTGACGGTCAGGGACGAGGATGAGCCGGAGGGAGATATCGAACTGGAGATCACCGGCCTGAGACCGGGCGAGAAACTCTATGAAGAGCTGTTGATCGGCGACAATCCGCAGTCGACGAGCCATCCGCGCATCATGCGGGCCAAGGAAGATTTCCTGCCCTGGCCGGAACTGTCAAAGAAGCTTGCCGCGCTTGAGGCGGCGCTTGATGAAAATGACGTACCATTGGCTAGGGGCCTGCTGCAGAATCTGGTGTCCGGCTATACACCTAGCGGTGAGGTGGTCGATCTCGTCTTCCGCGAGCGCGAGATGGATTTGCCTCTCGACGAGCCGAATTTCGACAACATCGTCCGGCTGTCGCCTTAG
- a CDS encoding glycosyltransferase family 25 protein: MILEQANRIIQHTQAPGADSLARQICIYVINLDRSRERWERLCGQATQYGLNVVRVTAIDGAKIPAGERLDFQAQQFVYHNGRKPLAGEYGCYRSHLLALQQFIDSGDKMAIIMEDDVELNERLIPRALSAMDSVCGARLVKLVNHRLVGFKPLSETTESDIVGRCMHGPQGSAACYIVNRAAAKKLLVTLKPMLLPYDVALERGWSTGVETFSTLENLADFSPHRADTTIGKRVHYRAVKRHFLLRATTYWFRACDQLRRWHYTVKAKPQPTSETTET; encoded by the coding sequence GTGATTCTCGAACAGGCCAATCGGATCATCCAACACACGCAAGCACCCGGCGCAGACAGTCTGGCACGACAGATCTGCATCTATGTCATCAATCTCGATCGCTCTCGCGAGCGCTGGGAAAGATTGTGTGGGCAGGCCACTCAATATGGCCTGAATGTCGTACGGGTTACCGCGATCGACGGAGCCAAGATTCCGGCAGGCGAACGCCTCGATTTCCAGGCACAGCAATTCGTCTATCACAATGGGCGCAAGCCGTTGGCCGGTGAATATGGCTGCTATCGCAGCCATCTGCTTGCGCTCCAGCAATTCATCGACAGCGGCGACAAGATGGCGATCATCATGGAGGACGATGTCGAGCTAAACGAAAGGCTGATCCCGCGTGCGCTGTCCGCCATGGATAGCGTCTGTGGCGCGCGTCTGGTGAAGCTCGTCAACCACCGGCTGGTTGGGTTCAAACCGCTATCGGAAACCACGGAAAGCGATATCGTCGGCCGCTGCATGCATGGACCACAGGGGTCGGCTGCATGTTACATCGTCAACCGTGCGGCCGCGAAGAAGCTGCTGGTCACGTTGAAGCCGATGCTTCTGCCCTATGACGTCGCGCTCGAGCGTGGCTGGTCAACGGGGGTCGAAACTTTCTCCACCCTTGAAAACCTGGCGGACTTCAGCCCGCATCGCGCCGATACGACGATCGGCAAGCGCGTACATTATCGCGCCGTGAAGCGGCATTTCCTGTTGCGGGCAACAACCTACTGGTTCCGCGCCTGCGATCAGCTTCGTCGTTGGCACTATACCGTGAAGGCCAAGCCTCAGCCGACCTCGGAAACCACTGAGACCTAA
- a CDS encoding Gfo/Idh/MocA family protein, with protein sequence MRVGIIGLGFRLGYLGYVFKAIDENFEIAGYVDPAPAGLPGLIEQGISAGKAYATPQELIANEKLDLLMIGSPNHMHLDHIRIGLEAGLKIFSEKPVVTTIEHSIELARLMAKFGHEQLNVGLVLRYAPMYRDLRAAQAEGKLGNIVSIEASEHIEPYHGAFFMRDWRRYEHYSGSFMLEKCCHDLDLYNGVIGARPERVASFGGRKSFIPENDPAKEGINDLEMFHRKPSGWMGSDKVFDSDGDIIDYQVAIVEYANGVGMNFHTNINVPDQFRRFAIMGSRGMAEGDFIRGYFNVHEMLTGNKVIEKTYANRTTLSQHYGADEQMAADIMAHVRTGLHLPVSTLNALEAGILALSMDEARMKKTVVDLRPVWDRFDEALHSRAA encoded by the coding sequence ATGCGAGTGGGAATTATTGGGCTCGGATTCCGTCTGGGATATCTGGGCTATGTTTTCAAAGCGATCGACGAGAATTTCGAAATCGCGGGCTATGTTGATCCGGCGCCGGCAGGCTTGCCCGGTTTGATCGAGCAGGGCATTTCGGCCGGCAAGGCTTATGCCACTCCCCAAGAGCTGATTGCCAACGAAAAGCTCGATTTGCTGATGATCGGCTCGCCGAACCATATGCATCTCGATCACATTCGCATCGGCCTTGAAGCCGGTCTGAAGATTTTCTCAGAAAAACCGGTCGTCACCACCATCGAGCACAGCATCGAGCTCGCTCGCCTGATGGCGAAATTCGGTCATGAGCAACTCAATGTCGGTCTCGTGTTGCGTTACGCGCCGATGTATCGCGACCTCCGGGCCGCGCAAGCCGAAGGCAAGCTCGGCAATATCGTTTCGATCGAGGCGTCCGAGCATATCGAGCCCTATCACGGCGCCTTCTTCATGCGCGACTGGCGCCGCTACGAGCATTATTCCGGCAGCTTCATGTTGGAGAAATGCTGCCACGACCTCGATCTCTATAATGGCGTGATCGGAGCGCGTCCCGAACGCGTCGCCAGTTTCGGCGGACGAAAGAGCTTTATTCCGGAAAATGATCCCGCCAAAGAAGGGATCAATGACCTGGAAATGTTCCATCGCAAGCCGAGTGGCTGGATGGGATCGGACAAGGTCTTCGACAGCGATGGCGACATCATCGATTATCAGGTGGCGATCGTCGAATACGCCAATGGCGTCGGCATGAATTTCCATACCAATATCAACGTGCCGGACCAGTTCCGTCGCTTTGCCATTATGGGCTCGCGCGGCATGGCCGAGGGCGATTTCATCCGTGGTTACTTCAATGTCCATGAAATGCTCACCGGCAACAAGGTGATCGAGAAGACATACGCGAACCGAACGACGCTTTCCCAGCATTACGGCGCCGACGAACAGATGGCCGCCGACATCATGGCACATGTAAGAACCGGTCTGCATTTGCCGGTCTCGACCCTGAACGCGCTGGAAGCCGGCATTCTGGCGCTGTCCATGGACGAGGCGCGCATGAAGAAGACGGTCGTGGATCTGCGTCCCGTCTGGGACAGGTTCGACGAAGCACTGCATTCTCGAGCCGCATAG